The Parabacteroides timonensis sequence TAGTAAGCAGATAATACGGGTAGATCCGTTCCGGTAATATATCGATTGCATGTAGCAATAAATATTCAGCTTCCAGGAAATTTCCTTGTGCCTGTTCGTTTTTTGCAGCCATATAATGGATCATCGGATCGGCACTCAGTTTCATTGCCCGTTCTAACAAACGATTCGCCTCTGCAAACCGCTCCGTCTTACTCAAGCATTGCGCCGTTTCAAATAGTAGTTCCGGCTTATGTCCCATCAACGGTACCAACTTTTCATACCCGTCTGCCGCCGCTTCATAAGCTTTGCTATTATATAACATCTTCATCGTATTCCACTTTTTATACCCTTTATAATACTCCTTCTGCTGCCAGAAAAGCCATCCGCAACATACTGCCATCCCCCCGATTACGGCGACTGAGAGTAACCTTTTCCCCTCTCGAGAGAGGGTAGGGGGTGTGTCAGTGGGAACAGCAGTATCAGCAACCCCCATCAAAACCACCAACACCACCCAGAACTCCGGCAATTGTAACGGATAAGACGCCAGGCTAAACACCATCAACGCCAATATCCCTCCGGCCGCTCCGATCTGTCTGTTCTTTACCCCCCGGAACAAAGAATAACTTAACAACAATACAAAAACCATTAAACCAAACACTCCTTGTTCCAAACCAATCTGTAAAAACTCATTAAACCCGTATTCCGGACATCCGGCCACCAGTTTTTCTGTATCCGGAGTTCTGCCGGAAGAAAAATATTCTGCTTGTGTTTCGGCATAAGCCGCCGGAAAACCACCGAGTCCGGTCCCTGTCCAGGGTTGTTTTATTATTGCTTGCGTCGTTATTTTCCATAAAAGTAGCCGGCCATCGGCAGATTCTTTTTTTAGCACGTAAATACCAGCCAATGCACTGGCTACAAGGATCAGTATCAAAAAAGATGATACTACAGTTAAGGCTTGGTGTCCTTTTATAAACCGTTTAGTCTTTTTCCATCCGATACTTTGTATCCAATAAACCCATCCGCACGAAACCGCCGCCGCGATCCAGGCTGCCCGGCTCATTCCGGCAGGCAATATGACAATAATTGCCAGTAAACTGATCCACCCCAGATAGTACAGGTAAACTTCAGTCTGCCGCCATCCCCCTTTTTTATAGCCGTTGAACCGTAGGATCATCCATAGGCAAACCGGTAGCACCATCGCGAGATACCCCGAATAAGGCCCCGGATTATAAAAATCCCCGGTCAGTCTGAACAGTGAATGGTTCGAACCTTCAAATCCATGTAATTGACGCATCCCTGATATTGCTTCTATCAGTCCGGTCCCTACAATTGCAACCAGGTAAAAAATCTTCAACTGCGGCCATCCGGTAAATATGAACCGCAACAGAAACCACAATATAACCAGTTGTCCTCCGAACAACATTTTCTCCGGTTCGGGATTCAGTTGCCAGCCATAAGTAAATGTAACGATAGCCATTAAAACCAGTACTGCTCCATCTGCTACTGAGAAAGTAAATTGTTTCGCCGGCTTAGTAAGGACGATTGTTGTCAGACTACATAGAACCAGAAACACCATTGCCAGGTGATACCAATGGATTTTTCCTGTGACCAGACCGTTTGCCAGGCTAATGTCTGTTGCAAAAACGGTACACAATAGAAAGAATCCACTGACAGCAAGTAGTGACCAACTTATATATCTTTTATACATCATCCTCTTTATTTAATGAATTACTTTAAATAAACGATCCCATCTAAATTTCTCTGTGTATGGATCTATTGATTTCCAGATAATCCAGGCTTTCCCAACAATATATTCTTCAGGCAATAATCCCCAATAACGCGAATCCTGCGAATTCATCCCGTTATCGCCTGCCATGAAATAATAATTTTTCCGGAAGCGATAGCCGTTGATCGGACTCCCCTTAAGAAAAGCTGTCGAATCCTTATATTGAAGTTCTCCTTGTTGTTCCCATTCGATCAACTTTTTATATAGCCGATAGTTTGTCCGATCCAATGTGATGGAATCTCCTTTTCCTGGAATATAAAGGGGACCAAAATCTTTGATATTCCAACCGATGATACTGTCATAAGGAAAGCTGTGGAATACTCCATCCTGAAATTTATTTGTTATCGATATTTTCTTTTGTGAATCCATATTACCCAAAGGAAGATGATTACCTTTTATATGATAGAATCCGTTTCGGATAGATAATGTATCTCCCGGTAATCCTACACAACGTTTGATATAATATTTTAGGATATGCATTTCAATTTTATCCCAACTGTTCGGATGAGGAAAATTGAAAACAAGGATATCGTTACGATCTATTTTCTTGAAACCAGGGATGCGGTAAATATCTGTTTGCTCGTTTCGCATGGAAGCAAAAATGTTGAATAATCGAGGGCCGATTGACATTTTATATACCAGTACATTATCTCCGATAATTAGTTCCGGTTCCATAGAATCACTAGGAATACGAAAAGATGCAAAAAAGAATACCTGAAAAAATATCCAAAGAGCAATTACAGAGAAACTTATCAGTATTAAATTCAATCCCTGATCAAGCATTTTGTTTATAAATTTTATTGTCATGTTTATCTTTTTTGATCTTATTACCACCAAACCTGTTTTCCGTTTTCGTAGGTAAATGGCCTGTGTTCATTTCCTTGTGTATGATTGTGAATTCTGAATATTACATTCTTGGGTATATCATAATACACTAGTTTATCATCTTTTGCCTGTTGTCGACCTAAAGATATCCATTTGCCATTCCAATAAAATAACTCATATAGTTCTCCTGTCACGATCTTGTTGTCATCGCTTCTTGGATAAAATTCTATTTTTTCAA is a genomic window containing:
- a CDS encoding O-antigen ligase family protein, with product MMYKRYISWSLLAVSGFFLLCTVFATDISLANGLVTGKIHWYHLAMVFLVLCSLTTIVLTKPAKQFTFSVADGAVLVLMAIVTFTYGWQLNPEPEKMLFGGQLVILWFLLRFIFTGWPQLKIFYLVAIVGTGLIEAISGMRQLHGFEGSNHSLFRLTGDFYNPGPYSGYLAMVLPVCLWMILRFNGYKKGGWRQTEVYLYYLGWISLLAIIVILPAGMSRAAWIAAAVSCGWVYWIQSIGWKKTKRFIKGHQALTVVSSFLILILVASALAGIYVLKKESADGRLLLWKITTQAIIKQPWTGTGLGGFPAAYAETQAEYFSSGRTPDTEKLVAGCPEYGFNEFLQIGLEQGVFGLMVFVLLLSYSLFRGVKNRQIGAAGGILALMVFSLASYPLQLPEFWVVLVVLMGVADTAVPTDTPPTLSREGKRLLSVAVIGGMAVCCGWLFWQQKEYYKGYKKWNTMKMLYNSKAYEAAADGYEKLVPLMGHKPELLFETAQCLSKTERFAEANRLLERAMKLSADPMIHYMAAKNEQAQGNFLEAEYLLLHAIDILPERIYPYYLLTKLYTEPTFFQEDKFIKAADAVLKKEPKVESTAIREMRTEVKNMLNNIR
- the lepB gene encoding signal peptidase I, encoding MTIKFINKMLDQGLNLILISFSVIALWIFFQVFFFASFRIPSDSMEPELIIGDNVLVYKMSIGPRLFNIFASMRNEQTDIYRIPGFKKIDRNDILVFNFPHPNSWDKIEMHILKYYIKRCVGLPGDTLSIRNGFYHIKGNHLPLGNMDSQKKISITNKFQDGVFHSFPYDSIIGWNIKDFGPLYIPGKGDSITLDRTNYRLYKKLIEWEQQGELQYKDSTAFLKGSPINGYRFRKNYYFMAGDNGMNSQDSRYWGLLPEEYIVGKAWIIWKSIDPYTEKFRWDRLFKVIH